Below is a genomic region from Raphanus sativus cultivar WK10039 chromosome 4, ASM80110v3, whole genome shotgun sequence.
TGAGCTACAAAGATAATTTGTAATTTACACGCAACGATCCGGTGACTCGGGTTTGGTATAAACGGGCTTTCAAGTTTTGTTCTGTATTCAAATTGCTTTTATTCTTATAATATTTGGTAACAAGAAATATAGAGCTTTACAAATAGATAATACATATCTACGAAACAACAGtatacatttattttctttggtGGTTCTTGAAGAAAGAATGCAAGCAAAACTGGACATAATAAATATCTCCAAGAATAGgaggatgaaaaaaaaatccaaagctGATGAAGAAGGCTCTTTGCTTTTTGCTTAGCTTCTTTCATCTCAGCTTTCCACTTTTATGTTTATCCAAGTGAGGAAACGCTTGTAGAATGTTATAAGCCCTTAGATCTTGCCTTGTTAAGATCCCTATCACAGGAGACATCTGCAAAGAGACATGAAACAAGTTTTAGTAGTGTTCTTGAAAGATTGTTACAttcaaaatagtaaaaaaaaaaaaagaaaaaggcaaACTTACTCCTGAAGCTTGAATCTTAGGGACAATCAGCAAATGTCTGAGTCCAACTGATCGGAAAAGCACCAAAGCCTTGGCCACTGACATACTCTGCACCACAGTGTAAGGCGTTGTGTTGGCCAAAGGATGAAGATCAACGTACATTTGCATCTCTGAGCTCGTGATTGCAACGTCATCAAAGTTGTCTTCTCTCTCAGCTAACTCAACCGGTGTGAACTTTTCCCTAACCTCCCACTCTTCTGTTCTCCTCTTCTCATTCAAGAACCATCTCTTTTTCAGAACTTTAACAAGATGTGCTCTCAAGATCAACCCATGAAGCTCCGTCACAGCACTATCTTCTCCATCCAATACCGGGAATGCGTTATGCGTTGTGTTCCTCAGCGCATCGACTATATTGGCCACTTTCTCTACTCCGTGGAGCGTTATAACCGGAGGCTTAGCGTCACCAAGCTCACCTACAGTGAGATTCCTCATCCACGGCTCCGGATTGGCTTCCAAGAAAGGTAAACCCTTCAGATGGAGAATGATCTCGTAGATACTCAGATTGAAGCTGTCTCCAACCGTTTTAGCAATGAGAAGCACAAACATTGTAATGGGTAACAAAAGAAGGTTGTTGGTGAGCTCTAGGAAAATCACACAGAGCGAGACGGTCATCCTCATGGAACCAGCCATGAGCGAAGCTGCACCGAGCACCGCGTAAAGCCCTTGATCGATTTTTGTGTAAGATCCCATCACAGTGCCTAGCATCCGACCGTAAGCAGAACCCATGAGGATGATGGGGAGAAAGAGACCCGAAGGTGTGGCTATACCGAACGTGATAAGCCCCAGAATGCAGTAGAGGCCGAAGTATATCCAGAGGGAAACCATACCAAACTCGTTAGGAGTGTTTGAAGAGAAAACGTTTCTTACTGCATCGTCATTGGTTGTGAGAAACAGAGTCGCTAGGTCGTTGTAGTAGCCGTTGGGACAGTTGAACTGCTTGAAGTTCCCTGATCTTCCGTTTGTTGGACAGGCCTCGTCTATCGAAGGGTTACAAGGCTTGCATTCCGCTAAGAAAGGAAGACCGTACAGGCAGACCGAAGTGAATAGAGACACGGAAAGACTCAGAAGCACCTTGTGAATCTTACCCTTCCTGCACAAGAAGTAAACTCATAAGTCTTGGTGTTGTTGAAGTTTTAGTTGTTCACGAGACTATCTCCAACCatactttattttttactttaaaagaaaatagaatttagatgtcaaaaaaaaaaaaatagaatttaaaataaaatattataatttcacTCTATTTTCActatataataaactaaaaagagtTGGTTTACTCtgtaaataaagtaaaaataaagttagtttactctataataaagtaatttatttatttgttcatccctctgttttatctttttaaaataaagtactattaaaatagaattcaactttattataaaattctattttaaagaaaaaaaaatgaacaagacttgggttcaccccctatggtgaacctttaaattcaccacctccctaataaccaaccaaagtgccaactagattaatgataaaaaaatattaaataattttttaaaaaaccaaaataatttaaaaaaataaatagtgtcaattttaataatgctaatgtcactatCTAATCTATAAACTcaaattatataccctaaattcaaattctaaaccctaaattctaaattataaacccaaactctataccctgaactcaaatcttataccctaaacccaaatcttataccataaacccaaaaaccttaactctaaacccaaacctaaaccctaaacccaaatcctagactctaaacccaaaacgtaaatacaaaacccaaaccctataccctaaatatttagattaatattgatgttgttcttttgaaatttaagattaagaattaaagtttggatttagagttcatggtttgggttacggtctagggtttgggtttagggtctacggttTAGGTTACGGTCTAGagttagagtttgggtttagggtctacggtttgggtttagagtttttggtttgggtttagagtctaagatttggttttagggtatagttttgggtttagagtttagatttttttttgtttatgatttatggatTGGGttaagggtttaagatttgggtttagggtatagaatttggatttataaatta
It encodes:
- the LOC108855326 gene encoding chloride channel protein CLC-a, giving the protein MAEDGTLQIGNSNYNGEEEADPENNTMNQPLLKRHRTLSSTPLALVGTKVSHIESLDYEINENDLFKHDWRSRSKAQVFQYIFAKWTLACLVGLLTGLIATLINLAVENIAGYKLLAVGYYIAQDRYWTGLLIFTGANLGLTLVATVLVVVFAPTAAGPGIPEIKAYLNGVDTPNMFGATTMIVKIVGSIGAVAAGLDLGKEGPLVHIGSCIASLLGQGGPDNHRIKWRWLRYFNNDRDRRDLITCGSASGVCAAFRSPVGGVLFALEEVATWWRSALLWRTFFSTAVVVVVLRAFIEICNSGKCGLFGKGGLIMFDVSHVEVRYHAVDIIPVTLIGVFGGILGSLYNHLLHKVLRFYNLINQKGKIHKVLLSLSVSLFTSVCLYGLPFLAECKPCNPSIDEACPTNGRSGNFKQFNCPNGYYNDLATLFLTTNDDAVRNVFSSNTPNEFGMVSLWIYFGLYCILGLITFGIATPSGLFLPIILMGSAYGRMLGTVMGSYTKIDQGLYAVLGAASLMAGSMRMTVSLCVIFLELTNNLLLLPITMFVLLIAKTVGDSFNLSIYEIILHLKGLPFLEANPEPWMRNLTVGELGDAKPPVITLHGVEKVANIVDALRNTTHNAFPVLDGEDSAVTELHGLILRAHLVKVLKKRWFLNEKRRTEEWEVREKFTPVELAEREDNFDDVAITSSEMQMYVDLHPLANTTPYTVVQSMSVAKALVLFRSVGLRHLLIVPKIQASGMSPVIGILTRQDLRAYNILQAFPHLDKHKSGKLR